The genomic window TACTCAGTGCGGCGAGGTCGTAGTTTGACCGCCTCAGTAGTTCCATAGAGATATCCACGGCAGTTTTGTCGCGGGAACCGGTACGCAGTAAAATCGCAATCAGTTCTGATTCGGTGAGTGTATGCCGGCCTTTAATCATCAGCTTTTCCCGTGGCCGGTCTTCTTCTGCCCAACTCCTGATACCTGCAGGTTCGGGATATAATCCCGCATGCATTCCTTCCTTTTTTGCCATAGTATATAAGATATAAGAATGGAAAAGGTAATGATTTTTTCAGAATTGCAGCGAGGCCGTTGATAAAGGAAAATAATTTATTCCTGCTTCCTGCTTTAAATGAAATAGCCCCTCATAATAAATAAATAGCTGCCTGCTGCTTTGCTGAACTTGCAGTGTGATTAGATCACCGGTGATTAAGCCGGCGATGGATTTCCGGGCAACAGGAGTTGATATAAAAAGAACAGAGGTGCAACTGTTCAGCTACACCTCTGCATCTTACGAAAACAAAGTTTATTTCAATCCATTCATCCGCTTCATCAGCCCTGACTTGAGGTTATCTGCTTTCTTTTTATGGATGATATTACGTTTTGCCAGCTTATCAATCATAGCTACGGTATCTGGAAGTAATTTTTTTGCCTCTTCCTTGGTATCCACAGCACGCAAATCCCTTACGGCATTCCTGGTTGTTTTGCCAAAATAGCGGTTATGTTCCCTTCTTTTCTTTGCCTGGCGATCGGCTTTTTTCGCATTCCTGGTATTTGCCATTGAACTTTACTTTTAATTTTTGAGGACGCAAAGATAACCCAATCCGCTTATTTACAAAATCAAATCCTGCATTATTTCAATTGCCGGACGCGGTTTTATCACTACTTTTGAGACGCAAAAAAAACGATACTTCATGGAGTTTAAAG from Chitinophagales bacterium includes these protein-coding regions:
- the rpsT gene encoding 30S ribosomal protein S20 — its product is MANTRNAKKADRQAKKRREHNRYFGKTTRNAVRDLRAVDTKEEAKKLLPDTVAMIDKLAKRNIIHKKKADNLKSGLMKRMNGLK